Proteins encoded by one window of Kiritimatiellia bacterium:
- a CDS encoding beta-agarase, translating to MTCTHWSTTLLMLVAVGGVAAADAVSLIRGPDSPSPSPTGARIEPRPDGGWRVLPLKTTRHPGIEWRPTSPWNLAARTALQVRVANPTPEPIRISVRLDDVATLGAEPKLQRAATVPPRATGELAVVFTSRPYDTDHPQSLIGMRGWPGDWPVDRSSLVRCWVFGEARTSAVFEVLDVLALGSTTVIPTNRFFPFIDRFGQFLHADWPGKTLHEDDLVKSLLEERRELAAHPPPADRDDWGAWTGGPALSTGRFFRIERHDGRWWFVAPSGRLFWSLGVNCVRAEAPTPVTDREFYFADLPPSNSPFARFYGRSSWAPHGWYSNRTYRTYDFAAANLLRKHGQMWNEAWVDHTLDRLPSWGWTTIANWSAPEVTRRRRLPYTYNASFASPPIEGSHGYWGKFPDPFAAGFREGARRAMETATREGAVGDPWCLGFFIHNELGWGRPEDLGAAALRSPPTQPARTAAVARLRARHADDLARLNAAWRTTFDDWDRVVPPSPPMTAAASNDLAELTALIADQYFRVIAGEVRRAAPGQMYFGCRFAWVNELAIRAAAAHCDVISFNRYTWTLDDFRLPAGVDRPVIVGEFHFGALDRGPFHPGLRAAADQHDRAAKFQAYVRSALRHPNIVGVHWFQYRDQPTTGRGDGENYQIGLVDICDTPYPELRAASRALGAEMYRVRAGLQ from the coding sequence ATGACCTGCACACACTGGAGCACGACGTTGCTCATGCTTGTCGCCGTTGGGGGTGTGGCCGCCGCGGACGCGGTGTCGCTGATTCGTGGGCCCGACAGCCCTTCGCCTTCCCCCACTGGCGCCAGGATCGAGCCGCGTCCCGACGGCGGCTGGCGAGTCCTCCCGCTGAAGACGACCCGCCATCCCGGCATCGAGTGGCGGCCCACCTCACCCTGGAACCTTGCGGCACGCACCGCGCTGCAGGTGCGCGTCGCCAATCCCACGCCTGAGCCGATCCGCATTTCCGTGCGGCTGGATGACGTCGCAACGCTGGGCGCCGAGCCCAAACTGCAGCGCGCCGCCACCGTTCCGCCCCGCGCGACCGGCGAGCTTGCCGTCGTTTTCACCTCGCGCCCCTACGACACCGACCATCCTCAGTCCCTCATCGGCATGCGCGGTTGGCCGGGCGACTGGCCGGTGGATCGTTCTTCGCTCGTGCGGTGCTGGGTGTTCGGCGAGGCGCGAACCAGTGCGGTGTTCGAAGTCCTGGACGTTCTCGCGCTGGGCTCAACCACGGTGATTCCGACCAACCGCTTCTTTCCCTTCATTGATCGTTTCGGCCAGTTTCTTCACGCTGACTGGCCCGGAAAGACGCTCCACGAGGATGATCTCGTGAAGAGCCTTCTTGAGGAGCGCCGCGAGCTCGCAGCTCACCCCCCTCCGGCCGACCGCGACGATTGGGGGGCGTGGACCGGCGGGCCGGCGCTCTCGACCGGCCGGTTCTTCCGCATCGAGCGCCATGACGGCCGCTGGTGGTTTGTGGCGCCGTCGGGACGGCTGTTTTGGTCGCTCGGCGTGAACTGCGTCCGCGCCGAGGCGCCTACCCCGGTCACCGACCGCGAGTTCTATTTTGCGGATCTGCCGCCGTCCAACTCGCCCTTCGCCCGTTTCTACGGCCGCAGTTCCTGGGCGCCACACGGCTGGTACAGCAACCGCACGTACCGAACCTACGATTTTGCGGCCGCCAACCTCCTGCGAAAACACGGCCAGATGTGGAATGAGGCATGGGTGGATCACACGCTTGACCGGCTCCCGAGTTGGGGTTGGACCACGATCGCGAACTGGTCCGCACCCGAGGTCACCCGGCGGCGCCGTCTGCCCTACACGTACAACGCTTCGTTCGCTTCACCCCCGATTGAAGGCTCCCACGGTTACTGGGGCAAGTTTCCGGATCCATTCGCGGCTGGGTTCCGCGAGGGTGCACGCCGGGCGATGGAGACGGCGACGCGCGAGGGAGCGGTCGGAGACCCCTGGTGCCTCGGTTTCTTCATCCACAACGAGCTCGGGTGGGGCCGCCCGGAGGACCTCGGCGCCGCGGCGCTGCGGTCTCCGCCGACGCAGCCCGCGCGAACTGCTGCGGTCGCCCGGTTGCGCGCGCGACACGCGGACGACCTGGCAAGGCTGAACGCTGCCTGGCGGACCACATTCGACGATTGGGACCGCGTTGTCCCGCCGTCTCCGCCGATGACTGCGGCCGCCAGCAATGACCTGGCCGAACTGACTGCGCTGATCGCCGATCAGTACTTTCGCGTGATCGCCGGCGAGGTTCGGCGCGCAGCACCTGGGCAAATGTACTTCGGATGCCGGTTCGCGTGGGTGAACGAGCTGGCGATCCGTGCTGCGGCCGCCCACTGCGATGTGATCAGCTTCAACCGCTACACTTGGACACTCGACGACTTTCGGCTGCCGGCCGGCGTCGACCGGCCGGTGATTGTCGGCGAGTTTCACTTCGGTGCGCTCGACCGGGGTCCGTTCCATCCCGGTCTTCGGGCGGCTGCCGACCAGCATGACCGCGCCGCGAAGTTCCAGGCCTATGTCCGCAGCGCGTTGCGCCATCCCAACATTGTCGGTGTCCACTGGTTCCAGTACCGCGACCAACCGACCACCGGGCGGGGCGACGGCGAGAACTATCAGATCGGTCTGGTGGACATTTGTGACACGCCATACCCCGAGCTGCGCGCGGCGTCGCGTGCGCTGGGCGCGGAGATGTACCGCGTGCGCGCTGGACTGCAATGA